The Saccharolobus shibatae B12 genomic interval GGAGGTAAATTAGTCCTCTTTATCACTGGCGAATGCGATGACAACTGCTATTATTGCCCCGTAAGTGATGACAGATTTGGAAAAAATAGGATATTTGCAAATGAGACTGAAGTAAAAGACGCTATGGACGTCATATATGAGGCATATAGGATGAAAGCTCTAGGTGCGGGAATAACTGGTGGTGATCCTATTCTTGAAATAGGTAGAGTAATTGAGATTATTGACAAGCTAAAGAATGAATTCAGTTCGGATTTTCATATTCATCTTTACACTACTGGACGTTATGTTAACGACGATGTAATGAAGGAGCTGGTTAGTGCAGGACTGGATGAGATACGTTTTCACCCAGTAAAAGAGCTATATCTAAATGCAGTAAAGATAGCTTTAAAGTACGATATTGATGTAGGTTTAGAATTACCAGCTATTCCGAACGAGGGGGATAAAATTGTCAGATTAGTTAAATGGGCTGAGGAAAATAATGTTAAGTTTGTAAATTTAAATGAGCTAGAGCTAAATGCTAGAAACTATTTGAATCTAAACAGTAAAGGTCTTCATGCTAAACATGGAATAACGGGAGTAGAAGGTAGTTTTGATACTGCCTTAGATGTTCTAAAAAAATTTGAAGAAGACAAAAAGATTACTGTCCATTATTGTAGTTCTGTTTATAAAGATCTGGTGGAAACTAGAACTAGATTTTTTAGAATAATCAAATATAATTCAAAACCCTATGAGGAGTATACTAATGAGGCCACAATTGTAAGAGCAATAGTTAAGACCAACCATAAGATTCCCTCTTTGGAGAATTTTGGAGAGTTTAATGGTTCAAATGAATACTCTGTTTCGCCAGGTATTATCAAAGATCTATTAAATGAGTACACTGATTTAATAGACGAAATTTATATAGTTGAGGAGCACCCTGATTCACGAAGATTAAGAGTAGGAGAGAAGCTAATTTATTCTAAATCTAAGAATAGCTAATATACCAGTAAGATTCTTTAATTCAAAATAGATTGGCGATTCTTTAGGCACTAATATTATCTCCCCCCTTTTATTTTCTATATCCTCAAGAATTCTTTCAATTGCTAGCCTTTCTTGATCGTTTGAAGATAATAGGTCTTCGATCAGTAAAACTGTTTCTACAGCACCCATTTCGACAGCATTCTTTACTTGTTCCAAGCCATAGGTCACTAGTTCTGGTTGTTTAGCCAAAAGTTCCATAGCCTTTTCCATTTTCTTAGCTCCTATTGCAATCTCATAATCTGACATTATCTTGTCTATTATATCTCTCTTCAATATTTCATGAAGACCAGTCCTAGTGGCCGATGATACGCTATCAATATAAACCTTCTTATTTTTTAAAATATTATTTACTTTTTTAGCTACTTCCTCTTTAAAGAATCCAGGCCCAGCTAGTAGTATAGCATCTGGATTGTATTGTTTCACATACTCTGCAAGCTCCGTTGCAACCTCCAACGCATTTTGCTCTATTATTCCTTCTTCCTCATTTAATGATCTTAATGATTTCTCCGAGAGTATCTTTATCCCTTGCTCAAATGGTATTGCAATCAAATACTCATCAAAATCTACCAATGCAATTATTATCTTGCTTCTCTTATCAGCTTGCTTCTTAAGTTTATCTAACGCATACTTATTCCATTGTTGTTTTATAATGATAATCTCATCTCCTATATCTAAATTAACAGTATGATGAGCTCCTCTTATTCCAAATCTTTCAGGAGCATCTTCTATTATTCCATGAATTCGTAATCTATTTGTGAACTCTTGAAACTCTGTATAATCTACTTTAAGGACAATGGTCATTGGTATTCTTCTACTCTCCTTTCCCAATCCTATGTCTCGGGTAGTTTTAGCAACTACTTTATCGTCTTTTTCTAGAATTAAATGTAAAATCCACAAATCGTCCTCTGACTCTATATGTAGTTTGACTGCTTGGCGTTTCTCATCAAATTCTAATATTCTCACAAATTATAGTTTCATAGCATGGTAATTATAACTGATGCAACAGAGGCAGATTTAGGTCAGATATTCGAGATAGAGACAGAAAGCTTTGACGATCCGTATCCCTATTCGTTATTAAGGGCATATTTGTTTCTTGCAAATAAACTTTACTTGGTTGCAAAAGAAGGAGAGAAAATAATAGGGTATATAATAGGCATAATTCAATATGGCTATAGAGGGCACATCGTTTCAATAGCTGTAGAACCCGCATACAGAAAGAAGGGTATTGGAACCAAACTTCTGAGTGAGATTGAGGAAAGATTCAAGTTGAATGGAGCGAAATACTCATATTTAGAAGTCAATATTAATAACTTACC includes:
- a CDS encoding radical SAM protein, whose product is MTIIGNPEIGLYTGKLPKGCELCRLGGKLVLFITGECDDNCYYCPVSDDRFGKNRIFANETEVKDAMDVIYEAYRMKALGAGITGGDPILEIGRVIEIIDKLKNEFSSDFHIHLYTTGRYVNDDVMKELVSAGLDEIRFHPVKELYLNAVKIALKYDIDVGLELPAIPNEGDKIVRLVKWAEENNVKFVNLNELELNARNYLNLNSKGLHAKHGITGVEGSFDTALDVLKKFEEDKKITVHYCSSVYKDLVETRTRFFRIIKYNSKPYEEYTNEATIVRAIVKTNHKIPSLENFGEFNGSNEYSVSPGIIKDLLNEYTDLIDEIYIVEEHPDSRRLRVGEKLIYSKSKNS
- a CDS encoding mRNA surveillance protein pelota; protein product: MRILEFDEKRQAVKLHIESEDDLWILHLILEKDDKVVAKTTRDIGLGKESRRIPMTIVLKVDYTEFQEFTNRLRIHGIIEDAPERFGIRGAHHTVNLDIGDEIIIIKQQWNKYALDKLKKQADKRSKIIIALVDFDEYLIAIPFEQGIKILSEKSLRSLNEEEGIIEQNALEVATELAEYVKQYNPDAILLAGPGFFKEEVAKKVNNILKNKKVYIDSVSSATRTGLHEILKRDIIDKIMSDYEIAIGAKKMEKAMELLAKQPELVTYGLEQVKNAVEMGAVETVLLIEDLLSSNDQERLAIERILEDIENKRGEIILVPKESPIYFELKNLTGILAILRFRIN
- the rimI gene encoding ribosomal protein S18-alanine N-acetyltransferase; the protein is MVIITDATEADLGQIFEIETESFDDPYPYSLLRAYLFLANKLYLVAKEGEKIIGYIIGIIQYGYRGHIVSIAVEPAYRKKGIGTKLLSEIEERFKLNGAKYSYLEVNINNLPAISFYRENGYLIMYMRRNYYGRGKHAFVMIKNLYYKFLD